Proteins from a genomic interval of Bombus affinis isolate iyBomAffi1 chromosome 14, iyBomAffi1.2, whole genome shotgun sequence:
- the LOC126923791 gene encoding vinculin isoform X4, whose product MPVFHTKTIESILEPVAQQVSRLVILHEEAEDGNAMPDLGRPVQAVSMAVANLVKVGKETINSSDDALLKQDMPAALQRVEGASRLLEEASAMLKQDPYSGPARKKLIEGSRGILQGTSSLLLCFDESEVRKIIRECKRVLDYLAVTEVIETMEDLVHFLKNLSPCLSKVSKEVSAREKELTHQVHREILVRCLEQVKTLAPILICSMKIFIHIISQGSKGAEEAAENRNYLAGRMSDELNEIIRVLQLTTYDEEEWDADQLTVLKKAQSAIESRIRAAYDWLDDGLALRGGVGEKSLRQIVEQAQRLAERYLPPSQAEPLQKLTSQIVTMTNALCELRQNEKGTTPQAEALARGIKEKTNELRNAIASAIEAADKSGTTQTAHTVAGRLEQANKWLLNPQHDDKGLGQRAIALIIHEGKKNQQHVASVAEGLPGIHKAEILQLCDEVDNLSHQLGDLCTHGQGNTPRAQEIARQLSHKLYELKNRIQQAVVSRVVEDFIDITTPLKQFTDAVLAPEGTLGRDQNFNDKTHALQTFSNRAAKTARMVAAGGSGGNKKLAEALTASASQVESLTPQLINAGRIRMTYPDSKAADEHFENLRQQYAETMQRARALCDEATDSGDFIRTSEEQMQKHSFLCEEAIAKSHPQKMVDNTAAIARLANRVILVAKQESDNSEDPAFIQRVNQATDILQNSVAPMVQDAKLVAININDSNAVSRWRESNRALLSNVGQVRKAIIIQPDLIPPPEVSQLHLNDEKQLPSHQYNYFIDKVGEPLRNQPSPSNLCVVSSNLNTNKPQHRSISPLPKWAREGDNPDLLYQELASDNELEKSVHDGDYYYDYEVVPPRPPLPGGDIPPPRPPPPETDDEDEMFMHAPQPNQPIMMAAHGLHQEVRQWSSKDNEIIAAAKKMAILMGRLSGLVRGEGGNKRDLIACAKAIAEASQEVTRLAKELARECTDKRIRTNLLQVCERIPTIGTQLKILSTVKATMLGAQETLPTWEELMLYGTEEDQEATDMLVGNAQNLMQSVKETVRAAECASIKIRTASGMKLRWVRRQPWYQY is encoded by the exons ATGCCGGTATTTCATACAAAAACCATAGAAAGTATCCTCGAGCCTGTCGCACAGCag GTTTCGAGACTTGTTATCTTACATGAAGAAGCTGAAGATGGAAATGCAATGCCTGATTTGGGAAGGCCTGTGCAAGCAGTTAGTATGGCAGTGGCAAATCTTGTTAAG GTAGGAAAAGAAACAATTAATTCTTCTGATGATGCTTTGCTTAAACAAGATATGCCTGCTGCTTTACAACGAGTTGAAGGAGCTTCACGTCTCTTGGAAGAGGCATCAGCTATGTTGAAACAAGACCCATATTCTGGACCAGCTAG GAAAAAGCTAATAGAAGGTTCACGTGGGATCCTGCAAGGAACTAGTTCCTTACTTCTGTGCTTTGATGAAAGTGAAGTACGTAAAATTATTAGGGAATGCAAAAGAGTATTAGATTATTTGGCAGTAACAGAAGTTATTGAAACAATGGAAGATTTGGTtcattttcttaaaaatttaAGTCCTTGTCTCAGCAAAGTATCAAAAGAAGTGAGTGCTCGTGAAAAAGAACTAACTCATCAAGTACATAGAGAAATTCTAGTACGCTGCTTAGAGCAA GTAAAAACACTTGCACCAATTCTCATCTGCtctatgaaaatatttattcacaTTATTTCTCAAGGAAGTAAAGGAGCAGAAGAAGCAGCTGAAAATCGTAACTATTTAGCTGGCAGAATGTCAGatgaattaaatgaaattattagGGTATTGCAACTTACTACATATGATGAAGAAGAATGGGATGCTGATCAGTTAACA GTATTAAAGAAAGCACAAAGTGCTATAGAATCTAGGATAAGAGCTGCTTATGATTGGTTAGATGATGGACTTGCTTTGCGCGGTGGAGTAGGGGAAAAGAGTCTTCGTCAAATAGTTGAACAAGCACAACGATTGGCAGAAAGATATCTCCCACCTTCACAGGCAGAACCATTGCAAAAATTAACTTCACAAATTGTTACTATGACCAATGCACTTTGTGAATTAAGACAGAATGAAAAAG GAACTACACCACAAGCGGAAGCTTTAGCGCGtggtataaaagaaaaaacaaacgaACTTCGCAATGCTATTGCCTCTGCTATAGAAGCTGCTGATAAATCTGGTACCACGCAAACTGCTCACACAGTTGCAGGTCGTCTAGAGCAAGCGAATAAATGGCTTCTTAATCCACAACATGATGATAAAGGACTTGGTCAGAGAGCTATAGCTTTAATTATACATGAAGGAAAAAAG AATCAGCAACACGTAGCAAGC GTTGCCGAAGGTCTACCAGGAATACATAAAGCAGAAATTCTACAGCTTTGCGATGAAGTTGACAATCTCTCTCATCAACTTGGAGATTTATGCACTCATGGTCAAGGGAACACACCTCGTGCCCAAGAAATCGCTCGTCAATTGTCGCATAAGCTGTATGAACTGAAAAATAGAATACAACAAGCCGTTGTGTCGAGAGTAGTCGAAGATTTCATCGATATAACGACGCCTTTAAAACAATTCACGGACGCTGTATTAGCTCCGGAAGGCACTTTAGGCCGCGATCAAAATTTCAATGATAAAACGCATGCTCTTCAAACATTTTCCAATAGGGCAGCAAAAACAGCCAGAATGGTGGCTGCTGGTG GTAGTGGAGGTAACAAAAAATTGGCGGAAGCGTTAACTGCAAGTGCTTCGCAAGTTGAATCTTTAACACCACAATTAATTAATGCTGGACGAATTCGAATGACTTATCCGGACAGCAAAGCTGCGGATGAACATTTTGAAAATTTGCGACAGCAATATGCAGAAACAATGCAGAGAGCACGTGCATTATGCGATGAAGCAACTGATAGTGGAGATTTCATTAGAACTTCTGAAGAACAAATGCAAAAGCATTCGTTCCTATGTGAGGAAGCTATAGCAAAAAGTCATCCACAAAAAATGGTTGACAATACAGCTGCCATTGCTAGATTAGCTAACAGAGTAATACTTGTGGCAAAACAAGAAAGTGATAATAGCGAGGATCCTGCGTTCATTCAAAGAGTGAATCAAGCTACAGACATTCTCCAAAATA GTGTTGCTCCAATGGTCCAAGATGCAAAGTTAGTTGCGATTAATATTAACGATAGTAATGCAGTTTCCCGTTGGAGAGAAAGTAACCGCGCA cttttgtctaaTGTTGGACAAGTCCGTAAAGCTATCATAATTCAACCAGATCTAATACCTCCACCAGAGGTATCGCAATTACATCTTAATGATG AAAAACAATTGCCAAGCCATCAATATAATTACTTCATTGACAAAG TTGGTGAACCTTTAAGAAATCAACCATCGCCAAGCAATTTATGTGTCGTCAGCTCCAatttaaacacaaataaacCTCAACATCGCTCTATCAGCCCATTACCAAAGTGGGCACGTGAAG GAGATAACCCTGATCTCCTATATCAAGAACTGGCTTCTGATAACGAGTTAGAAAAATCAGTTCACGATGGAG ACTACTACTATGATTATG AAGTCGTCCCACCGCGTCCACCTCTGCCTGGTGGAGATATTCCGCCTCCACGACCTCCACCACCGGAAACGGATGATGAGGATGAAATGTTTATGCACGCTCCGCAGCCTAATCAACCTATAATG ATGGCTGCTCATGGCTTGCACCAAGAAGTACGACAATGGTCAAGCAAAGACAATGAAATTATTGCTGCTGCGAAGAAGATGGCTATCTTAATGGGTCGATTATCAGGTTTAGTTAGAGGAGAAGGTGGTAATAAACGGGATCTAATCGCATGTGCTAAGGCCATTGCAGAAGCTTCTCAGGAAGTAACTCGTTTAGCTAAGGAATTAGCTAGAGAATGTACCGACAAACGTATTCGTACT AATCTCCTTCAAGTTTGTGAACGAATACCTACTATAGGTacacaattaaaaatattatctaCAGTGAAAGCTACAATGCTAGGTGCACAAG AAACGCTCCCCACCTGGGAAGAGTTGATGCTTTATG GTACAGAAGAAGATCAGGAAGCAACAGACATGTTAGTTGGAAATGCTCAAAATCTTATGCAAAGCGTAAAAGAAACTGTTCGTGCTGCAGAATGTGCCAGTATAAAGATACGTACTGCATCTGGTATGAAATTACGCTGGGTGCGACGACAGCCTTGGTATCAGtactaa
- the LOC126923791 gene encoding vinculin isoform X7 produces the protein MPVFHTKTIESILEPVAQQVSRLVILHEEAEDGNAMPDLGRPVQAVSMAVANLVKVGKETINSSDDALLKQDMPAALQRVEGASRLLEEASAMLKQDPYSGPARKKLIEGSRGILQGTSSLLLCFDESEVRKIIRECKRVLDYLAVTEVIETMEDLVHFLKNLSPCLSKVSKEVSAREKELTHQVHREILVRCLEQVKTLAPILICSMKIFIHIISQGSKGAEEAAENRNYLAGRMSDELNEIIRVLQLTTYDEEEWDADQLTVLKKAQSAIESRIRAAYDWLDDGLALRGGVGEKSLRQIVEQAQRLAERYLPPSQAEPLQKLTSQIVTMTNALCELRQNEKGTTPQAEALARGIKEKTNELRNAIASAIEAADKSGTTQTAHTVAGRLEQANKWLLNPQHDDKGLGQRAIALIIHEGKKNQQHVASVAEGLPGIHKAEILQLCDEVDNLSHQLGDLCTHGQGNTPRAQEIARQLSHKLYELKNRIQQAVVSRVVEDFIDITTPLKQFTDAVLAPEGTLGRDQNFNDKTHALQTFSNRAAKTARMVAAGGSGGNKKLAEALTASASQVESLTPQLINAGRIRMTYPDSKAADEHFENLRQQYAETMQRARALCDEATDSGDFIRTSEEQMQKHSFLCEEAIAKSHPQKMVDNTAAIARLANRVILVAKQESDNSEDPAFIQRVNQATDILQNSVAPMVQDAKLVAININDSNAVSRWRESNRALLSNVGQVRKAIIIQPDLIPPPEVSQLHLNDEKQLPSHQYNYFIDKVGEPLRNQPSPSNLCVVSSNLNTNKPQHRSISPLPKWAREGDNPDLLYQELASDNELEKSVHDGEVVPPRPPLPGGDIPPPRPPPPETDDEDEMFMHAPQPNQPIMMAAHGLHQEVRQWSSKDNEIIAAAKKMAILMGRLSGLVRGEGGNKRDLIACAKAIAEASQEVTRLAKELARECTDKRIRTNLLQVCERIPTIGTQLKILSTVKATMLGAQETLPTWEELMLYGTEEDQEATDMLVGNAQNLMQSVKETVRAAECASIKIRTASGMKLRWVRRQPWYQY, from the exons ATGCCGGTATTTCATACAAAAACCATAGAAAGTATCCTCGAGCCTGTCGCACAGCag GTTTCGAGACTTGTTATCTTACATGAAGAAGCTGAAGATGGAAATGCAATGCCTGATTTGGGAAGGCCTGTGCAAGCAGTTAGTATGGCAGTGGCAAATCTTGTTAAG GTAGGAAAAGAAACAATTAATTCTTCTGATGATGCTTTGCTTAAACAAGATATGCCTGCTGCTTTACAACGAGTTGAAGGAGCTTCACGTCTCTTGGAAGAGGCATCAGCTATGTTGAAACAAGACCCATATTCTGGACCAGCTAG GAAAAAGCTAATAGAAGGTTCACGTGGGATCCTGCAAGGAACTAGTTCCTTACTTCTGTGCTTTGATGAAAGTGAAGTACGTAAAATTATTAGGGAATGCAAAAGAGTATTAGATTATTTGGCAGTAACAGAAGTTATTGAAACAATGGAAGATTTGGTtcattttcttaaaaatttaAGTCCTTGTCTCAGCAAAGTATCAAAAGAAGTGAGTGCTCGTGAAAAAGAACTAACTCATCAAGTACATAGAGAAATTCTAGTACGCTGCTTAGAGCAA GTAAAAACACTTGCACCAATTCTCATCTGCtctatgaaaatatttattcacaTTATTTCTCAAGGAAGTAAAGGAGCAGAAGAAGCAGCTGAAAATCGTAACTATTTAGCTGGCAGAATGTCAGatgaattaaatgaaattattagGGTATTGCAACTTACTACATATGATGAAGAAGAATGGGATGCTGATCAGTTAACA GTATTAAAGAAAGCACAAAGTGCTATAGAATCTAGGATAAGAGCTGCTTATGATTGGTTAGATGATGGACTTGCTTTGCGCGGTGGAGTAGGGGAAAAGAGTCTTCGTCAAATAGTTGAACAAGCACAACGATTGGCAGAAAGATATCTCCCACCTTCACAGGCAGAACCATTGCAAAAATTAACTTCACAAATTGTTACTATGACCAATGCACTTTGTGAATTAAGACAGAATGAAAAAG GAACTACACCACAAGCGGAAGCTTTAGCGCGtggtataaaagaaaaaacaaacgaACTTCGCAATGCTATTGCCTCTGCTATAGAAGCTGCTGATAAATCTGGTACCACGCAAACTGCTCACACAGTTGCAGGTCGTCTAGAGCAAGCGAATAAATGGCTTCTTAATCCACAACATGATGATAAAGGACTTGGTCAGAGAGCTATAGCTTTAATTATACATGAAGGAAAAAAG AATCAGCAACACGTAGCAAGC GTTGCCGAAGGTCTACCAGGAATACATAAAGCAGAAATTCTACAGCTTTGCGATGAAGTTGACAATCTCTCTCATCAACTTGGAGATTTATGCACTCATGGTCAAGGGAACACACCTCGTGCCCAAGAAATCGCTCGTCAATTGTCGCATAAGCTGTATGAACTGAAAAATAGAATACAACAAGCCGTTGTGTCGAGAGTAGTCGAAGATTTCATCGATATAACGACGCCTTTAAAACAATTCACGGACGCTGTATTAGCTCCGGAAGGCACTTTAGGCCGCGATCAAAATTTCAATGATAAAACGCATGCTCTTCAAACATTTTCCAATAGGGCAGCAAAAACAGCCAGAATGGTGGCTGCTGGTG GTAGTGGAGGTAACAAAAAATTGGCGGAAGCGTTAACTGCAAGTGCTTCGCAAGTTGAATCTTTAACACCACAATTAATTAATGCTGGACGAATTCGAATGACTTATCCGGACAGCAAAGCTGCGGATGAACATTTTGAAAATTTGCGACAGCAATATGCAGAAACAATGCAGAGAGCACGTGCATTATGCGATGAAGCAACTGATAGTGGAGATTTCATTAGAACTTCTGAAGAACAAATGCAAAAGCATTCGTTCCTATGTGAGGAAGCTATAGCAAAAAGTCATCCACAAAAAATGGTTGACAATACAGCTGCCATTGCTAGATTAGCTAACAGAGTAATACTTGTGGCAAAACAAGAAAGTGATAATAGCGAGGATCCTGCGTTCATTCAAAGAGTGAATCAAGCTACAGACATTCTCCAAAATA GTGTTGCTCCAATGGTCCAAGATGCAAAGTTAGTTGCGATTAATATTAACGATAGTAATGCAGTTTCCCGTTGGAGAGAAAGTAACCGCGCA cttttgtctaaTGTTGGACAAGTCCGTAAAGCTATCATAATTCAACCAGATCTAATACCTCCACCAGAGGTATCGCAATTACATCTTAATGATG AAAAACAATTGCCAAGCCATCAATATAATTACTTCATTGACAAAG TTGGTGAACCTTTAAGAAATCAACCATCGCCAAGCAATTTATGTGTCGTCAGCTCCAatttaaacacaaataaacCTCAACATCGCTCTATCAGCCCATTACCAAAGTGGGCACGTGAAG GAGATAACCCTGATCTCCTATATCAAGAACTGGCTTCTGATAACGAGTTAGAAAAATCAGTTCACGATGGAG AAGTCGTCCCACCGCGTCCACCTCTGCCTGGTGGAGATATTCCGCCTCCACGACCTCCACCACCGGAAACGGATGATGAGGATGAAATGTTTATGCACGCTCCGCAGCCTAATCAACCTATAATG ATGGCTGCTCATGGCTTGCACCAAGAAGTACGACAATGGTCAAGCAAAGACAATGAAATTATTGCTGCTGCGAAGAAGATGGCTATCTTAATGGGTCGATTATCAGGTTTAGTTAGAGGAGAAGGTGGTAATAAACGGGATCTAATCGCATGTGCTAAGGCCATTGCAGAAGCTTCTCAGGAAGTAACTCGTTTAGCTAAGGAATTAGCTAGAGAATGTACCGACAAACGTATTCGTACT AATCTCCTTCAAGTTTGTGAACGAATACCTACTATAGGTacacaattaaaaatattatctaCAGTGAAAGCTACAATGCTAGGTGCACAAG AAACGCTCCCCACCTGGGAAGAGTTGATGCTTTATG GTACAGAAGAAGATCAGGAAGCAACAGACATGTTAGTTGGAAATGCTCAAAATCTTATGCAAAGCGTAAAAGAAACTGTTCGTGCTGCAGAATGTGCCAGTATAAAGATACGTACTGCATCTGGTATGAAATTACGCTGGGTGCGACGACAGCCTTGGTATCAGtactaa
- the LOC126923791 gene encoding vinculin isoform X12, with translation MPVFHTKTIESILEPVAQQVSRLVILHEEAEDGNAMPDLGRPVQAVSMAVANLVKVGKETINSSDDALLKQDMPAALQRVEGASRLLEEASAMLKQDPYSGPARKKLIEGSRGILQGTSSLLLCFDESEVRKIIRECKRVLDYLAVTEVIETMEDLVHFLKNLSPCLSKVSKEVSAREKELTHQVHREILVRCLEQVKTLAPILICSMKIFIHIISQGSKGAEEAAENRNYLAGRMSDELNEIIRVLQLTTYDEEEWDADQLTVLKKAQSAIESRIRAAYDWLDDGLALRGGVGEKSLRQIVEQAQRLAERYLPPSQAEPLQKLTSQIVTMTNALCELRQNEKGTTPQAEALARGIKEKTNELRNAIASAIEAADKSGTTQTAHTVAGRLEQANKWLLNPQHDDKGLGQRAIALIIHEGKKNQQHVASVAEGLPGIHKAEILQLCDEVDNLSHQLGDLCTHGQGNTPRAQEIARQLSHKLYELKNRIQQAVVSRVVEDFIDITTPLKQFTDAVLAPEGTLGRDQNFNDKTHALQTFSNRAAKTARMVAAGGSGGNKKLAEALTASASQVESLTPQLINAGRIRMTYPDSKAADEHFENLRQQYAETMQRARALCDEATDSGDFIRTSEEQMQKHSFLCEEAIAKSHPQKMVDNTAAIARLANRVILVAKQESDNSEDPAFIQRVNQATDILQNSVAPMVQDAKLVAININDSNAVSRWRESNRALLSNVGQVRKAIIIQPDLIPPPEVSQLHLNDEKQLPSHQYNYFIDKVDYYYDYGNNDEVVPPRPPLPGGDIPPPRPPPPETDDEDEMFMHAPQPNQPIMMAAHGLHQEVRQWSSKDNEIIAAAKKMAILMGRLSGLVRGEGGNKRDLIACAKAIAEASQEVTRLAKELARECTDKRIRTNLLQVCERIPTIGTQLKILSTVKATMLGAQETLPTWEELMLYGTEEDQEATDMLVGNAQNLMQSVKETVRAAECASIKIRTASGMKLRWVRRQPWYQY, from the exons ATGCCGGTATTTCATACAAAAACCATAGAAAGTATCCTCGAGCCTGTCGCACAGCag GTTTCGAGACTTGTTATCTTACATGAAGAAGCTGAAGATGGAAATGCAATGCCTGATTTGGGAAGGCCTGTGCAAGCAGTTAGTATGGCAGTGGCAAATCTTGTTAAG GTAGGAAAAGAAACAATTAATTCTTCTGATGATGCTTTGCTTAAACAAGATATGCCTGCTGCTTTACAACGAGTTGAAGGAGCTTCACGTCTCTTGGAAGAGGCATCAGCTATGTTGAAACAAGACCCATATTCTGGACCAGCTAG GAAAAAGCTAATAGAAGGTTCACGTGGGATCCTGCAAGGAACTAGTTCCTTACTTCTGTGCTTTGATGAAAGTGAAGTACGTAAAATTATTAGGGAATGCAAAAGAGTATTAGATTATTTGGCAGTAACAGAAGTTATTGAAACAATGGAAGATTTGGTtcattttcttaaaaatttaAGTCCTTGTCTCAGCAAAGTATCAAAAGAAGTGAGTGCTCGTGAAAAAGAACTAACTCATCAAGTACATAGAGAAATTCTAGTACGCTGCTTAGAGCAA GTAAAAACACTTGCACCAATTCTCATCTGCtctatgaaaatatttattcacaTTATTTCTCAAGGAAGTAAAGGAGCAGAAGAAGCAGCTGAAAATCGTAACTATTTAGCTGGCAGAATGTCAGatgaattaaatgaaattattagGGTATTGCAACTTACTACATATGATGAAGAAGAATGGGATGCTGATCAGTTAACA GTATTAAAGAAAGCACAAAGTGCTATAGAATCTAGGATAAGAGCTGCTTATGATTGGTTAGATGATGGACTTGCTTTGCGCGGTGGAGTAGGGGAAAAGAGTCTTCGTCAAATAGTTGAACAAGCACAACGATTGGCAGAAAGATATCTCCCACCTTCACAGGCAGAACCATTGCAAAAATTAACTTCACAAATTGTTACTATGACCAATGCACTTTGTGAATTAAGACAGAATGAAAAAG GAACTACACCACAAGCGGAAGCTTTAGCGCGtggtataaaagaaaaaacaaacgaACTTCGCAATGCTATTGCCTCTGCTATAGAAGCTGCTGATAAATCTGGTACCACGCAAACTGCTCACACAGTTGCAGGTCGTCTAGAGCAAGCGAATAAATGGCTTCTTAATCCACAACATGATGATAAAGGACTTGGTCAGAGAGCTATAGCTTTAATTATACATGAAGGAAAAAAG AATCAGCAACACGTAGCAAGC GTTGCCGAAGGTCTACCAGGAATACATAAAGCAGAAATTCTACAGCTTTGCGATGAAGTTGACAATCTCTCTCATCAACTTGGAGATTTATGCACTCATGGTCAAGGGAACACACCTCGTGCCCAAGAAATCGCTCGTCAATTGTCGCATAAGCTGTATGAACTGAAAAATAGAATACAACAAGCCGTTGTGTCGAGAGTAGTCGAAGATTTCATCGATATAACGACGCCTTTAAAACAATTCACGGACGCTGTATTAGCTCCGGAAGGCACTTTAGGCCGCGATCAAAATTTCAATGATAAAACGCATGCTCTTCAAACATTTTCCAATAGGGCAGCAAAAACAGCCAGAATGGTGGCTGCTGGTG GTAGTGGAGGTAACAAAAAATTGGCGGAAGCGTTAACTGCAAGTGCTTCGCAAGTTGAATCTTTAACACCACAATTAATTAATGCTGGACGAATTCGAATGACTTATCCGGACAGCAAAGCTGCGGATGAACATTTTGAAAATTTGCGACAGCAATATGCAGAAACAATGCAGAGAGCACGTGCATTATGCGATGAAGCAACTGATAGTGGAGATTTCATTAGAACTTCTGAAGAACAAATGCAAAAGCATTCGTTCCTATGTGAGGAAGCTATAGCAAAAAGTCATCCACAAAAAATGGTTGACAATACAGCTGCCATTGCTAGATTAGCTAACAGAGTAATACTTGTGGCAAAACAAGAAAGTGATAATAGCGAGGATCCTGCGTTCATTCAAAGAGTGAATCAAGCTACAGACATTCTCCAAAATA GTGTTGCTCCAATGGTCCAAGATGCAAAGTTAGTTGCGATTAATATTAACGATAGTAATGCAGTTTCCCGTTGGAGAGAAAGTAACCGCGCA cttttgtctaaTGTTGGACAAGTCCGTAAAGCTATCATAATTCAACCAGATCTAATACCTCCACCAGAGGTATCGCAATTACATCTTAATGATG AAAAACAATTGCCAAGCCATCAATATAATTACTTCATTGACAAAG TAGACTACTACTATGATTATGGTAATAATGATG AAGTCGTCCCACCGCGTCCACCTCTGCCTGGTGGAGATATTCCGCCTCCACGACCTCCACCACCGGAAACGGATGATGAGGATGAAATGTTTATGCACGCTCCGCAGCCTAATCAACCTATAATG ATGGCTGCTCATGGCTTGCACCAAGAAGTACGACAATGGTCAAGCAAAGACAATGAAATTATTGCTGCTGCGAAGAAGATGGCTATCTTAATGGGTCGATTATCAGGTTTAGTTAGAGGAGAAGGTGGTAATAAACGGGATCTAATCGCATGTGCTAAGGCCATTGCAGAAGCTTCTCAGGAAGTAACTCGTTTAGCTAAGGAATTAGCTAGAGAATGTACCGACAAACGTATTCGTACT AATCTCCTTCAAGTTTGTGAACGAATACCTACTATAGGTacacaattaaaaatattatctaCAGTGAAAGCTACAATGCTAGGTGCACAAG AAACGCTCCCCACCTGGGAAGAGTTGATGCTTTATG GTACAGAAGAAGATCAGGAAGCAACAGACATGTTAGTTGGAAATGCTCAAAATCTTATGCAAAGCGTAAAAGAAACTGTTCGTGCTGCAGAATGTGCCAGTATAAAGATACGTACTGCATCTGGTATGAAATTACGCTGGGTGCGACGACAGCCTTGGTATCAGtactaa